From a region of the Haematobia irritans isolate KBUSLIRL chromosome 4, ASM5000362v1, whole genome shotgun sequence genome:
- the LOC142235887 gene encoding uncharacterized protein LOC142235887 yields MDVDDMWFQQDGATCHTANETMALLRNKLNGRVISRNDDVNWPPRSCDLTPLDFFLWGYLKEKVYVDNPATIQELKDEIIRHINGIEPPLCLSVIENLEYRMKVHPYCLQMADKVFMKVNLRYIGQFPAKRCFEMIDTLAISVSHWAVRKNSNVMICERNVRLFMASVVSLGHFPDNVRHKGIDQTDHFILFANC; encoded by the exons atggatgtggacgatatgtggtttcagcaggacggtgccacttgccacacagctaacgaaacaatggctcttttgcgcaacaaattaaatggccgtgttatctcacgtaatgacgatgtcaattggccgccaagatcatgtgatttgacaccgttggacttttttctttggggttatttgaaagaaaaggtgtacgtcgataacccagcaacaattcaagagctaaaggatgagataattcggcacattaacggcatagaacctccattatgcctcagcgtcatcgaaaatttggaatatcggatgaaggt CCATCCGTACTGCCTTCAAATGGCCGACAAAGTCTTCATGAAGGTTAATCTGCGGTATATTGGCCAATTTCCggcgaagcgctgttttgagatgatcgacacattGGCAATTTCGGTCAGTCATTGGGCGGTACGGAAGAA TTCAAATGTCATGATCTGCGAACGAAATGTACGTTTGTTCATGGCTTCAGTAGTGTCTTTAGGGCATTTTCCAGATAATGTTCGGCACAAGGGTATCGACCAAACCgatcattttattttgttcgCAAACTGCTAA